A region of Ignatzschineria larvae DSM 13226 DNA encodes the following proteins:
- a CDS encoding phosphatase PAP2 family protein, with protein sequence MITIAPFSKLVKNLTLTFIPLILIPIIIWLTGWHWEHAQHYQVWDFLLFIVTETGSTPYFALLTSLVLAIALSMRCQRLQHHWVIIFLSVLVLQGATQIVKSAIKYTLEEPRPYMSYIVDQGVEIDTFYDLSRKERAEIITVAVEEDTQTPSWLQQHWQHETGYSFPSGHTIFAVMWAMIIVGFLTRERDSKTGIIGGLITVWAGLMMISRVRLGMHFPIDLFVSTILAYLIALLFFYLLSKRDQAFSAGIEAPEVSESHYRQKIK encoded by the coding sequence ATGATCACTATTGCGCCTTTCTCTAAACTCGTCAAAAACCTTACACTCACTTTTATCCCGCTCATTCTGATCCCCATTATCATTTGGCTTACAGGTTGGCATTGGGAGCACGCACAGCATTATCAAGTTTGGGATTTTCTCCTATTTATCGTCACAGAAACAGGGTCAACTCCCTACTTCGCGCTTTTAACGTCACTCGTATTAGCGATTGCGCTTAGTATGCGCTGTCAACGTTTACAACATCATTGGGTCATCATCTTCTTAAGCGTATTAGTGCTACAAGGTGCTACACAAATCGTGAAGTCTGCCATCAAATATACACTTGAAGAACCCCGCCCTTACATGAGTTATATCGTTGATCAAGGCGTTGAGATTGATACATTTTACGATCTTTCCCGAAAAGAACGCGCCGAAATCATTACTGTAGCTGTCGAAGAAGATACGCAAACACCCTCTTGGCTTCAACAGCATTGGCAACATGAAACAGGCTACTCATTTCCTTCAGGACACACGATTTTTGCGGTCATGTGGGCGATGATCATCGTGGGATTCTTAACACGTGAACGAGATTCTAAAACGGGGATAATTGGTGGACTTATCACAGTATGGGCCGGCTTAATGATGATTAGTCGTGTACGCCTTGGCATGCATTTCCCAATTGATCTATTTGTCAGTACAATTTTAGCCTACCTCATTGCCCTACTCTTTTTCTATCTGCTATCTAAAAGAGATCAAGCTTTCTCTGCCGGCATTGAAGCACCGGAAGTTTCTGAATCGCACTATCGACAAAAAATAAAGTGA
- the lptF gene encoding LPS export ABC transporter permease LptF: MKLIDRYIRREILTTFAAVLLVLISILLVQRLAFYLNQVINGTLSQSAVFSLLGLQIVRFITELLPLSFLLASILAFGRLYKDSEMTAFYALGMPVKRLYRILLQVGIPLSFVVLVLNFWIVPEIAQIQEIVLKKAREEAQLTILKPGVFQKFAEGQHIVYVQRINPTTGYLENVFIKSNEANGNTAITFAKEGLQEIDENNTRFIILKDGARTTITPEYSEVAHFEVMRTRLDTTKQDNWPKAIAWSTKELFENPSPLYKRELQRRLSGSISVFLLILLIPALSHSRPRQGRFNKLIIGVIFYVFYFNLLGMGLAWMKNGTVNPDLGIWWIHILMFIVAFIVYRRYNRSL, translated from the coding sequence ATGAAGCTTATAGATCGCTATATCCGCAGAGAGATCTTAACGACCTTTGCTGCTGTTCTTTTAGTATTGATCTCAATACTATTAGTGCAGCGCCTTGCGTTCTACCTCAATCAAGTGATTAACGGCACGCTGTCGCAATCCGCTGTTTTTTCTCTACTTGGATTACAGATCGTTCGCTTTATTACGGAGCTTCTCCCGCTCAGTTTTCTGCTCGCCTCCATTCTCGCCTTTGGCCGGCTCTATAAAGATAGCGAGATGACCGCCTTTTATGCGCTAGGAATGCCGGTTAAAAGGCTCTATCGCATTCTATTACAAGTGGGGATTCCACTCAGTTTTGTAGTACTCGTTTTAAACTTCTGGATCGTCCCAGAAATTGCTCAAATTCAAGAGATTGTCCTTAAAAAAGCCCGCGAAGAAGCGCAATTGACTATTCTTAAACCCGGCGTATTCCAAAAATTTGCCGAAGGACAACATATTGTCTACGTGCAAAGAATTAATCCAACTACGGGCTATCTTGAAAATGTCTTTATCAAAAGCAATGAGGCAAATGGCAATACGGCCATTACCTTTGCCAAAGAAGGCTTGCAAGAGATTGATGAGAATAATACTCGCTTTATCATTCTCAAAGATGGCGCGCGAACAACCATTACCCCTGAATATTCAGAAGTAGCCCACTTTGAAGTGATGCGTACTCGCTTAGATACCACAAAACAAGATAACTGGCCTAAAGCCATTGCTTGGAGCACGAAAGAACTTTTTGAGAATCCATCGCCTCTCTATAAACGAGAATTACAACGTCGTCTCTCAGGCTCGATCTCGGTCTTCTTACTGATACTACTCATCCCGGCATTGTCACATTCAAGACCTCGTCAAGGACGCTTCAATAAATTGATTATCGGCGTGATCTTCTATGTCTTCTACTTTAACCTGTTAGGAATGGGGCTGGCTTGGATGAAAAATGGTACCGTGAACCCTGATTTGGGGATCTGGTGGATTCATATTCTAATGTTTATCGTGGCGTTTATTGTCTATAGACGCTATAACCGATCGCTCTAA
- the hflX gene encoding ribosome rescue GTPase HflX, with product MTEIIEVASELLSHPHDRAVIVSLEMPESEPGDLAEFCELVTSAGVEIATIITGSRQTAHHKYFVGTGKAEEIHQAVQDYDANVVLMNHDLTPSQNRNLESLCDIRVVDRTGLILDIFAQRAQSFEGKLQVELAQLTRLATRLVRKHTNLSQQRGGAVGLRGPGETRLEMDRRVISDRIRQLKKRLESVTKMRAQERISRERNEVPTVALVGYTNAGKSSLFNALTDAGVYVQDQLFATLDPTHRAIEIPHVGRIILVDTVGFISKLPHDLVEAFKSTLQEAVEADLLLEVIDVADKERELKMREVSNVLEQIKADQVPRLQVFNKIDLKPEINPHISKDERGLPNAVWLSVVKKEGLSFLIDAIATHFQQNHLALSVTLPPSEGRLRAELYRLDAVKDEQFGEKGEFILELYLARYRLMRLLKEMPETSRYFISVIR from the coding sequence ATGACCGAAATTATTGAAGTAGCTTCAGAGCTATTATCCCATCCGCATGATCGTGCAGTGATTGTCTCTTTGGAAATGCCGGAGAGTGAGCCCGGGGATTTAGCAGAATTTTGTGAATTAGTCACATCAGCTGGTGTTGAGATAGCAACCATTATCACTGGCAGTCGGCAGACAGCACATCATAAATATTTCGTTGGTACTGGTAAAGCTGAGGAAATTCATCAGGCGGTTCAAGATTATGATGCCAATGTTGTCCTGATGAATCATGATTTAACACCAAGCCAAAATCGTAACCTTGAGAGTCTTTGTGATATTCGAGTGGTAGATCGTACTGGCTTGATTCTCGATATTTTTGCCCAAAGAGCACAGAGCTTTGAGGGTAAGCTACAAGTTGAATTGGCACAGCTCACGAGGCTTGCAACTCGTTTAGTGCGTAAACATACTAATCTATCACAGCAGCGAGGCGGTGCTGTCGGTCTGCGAGGTCCTGGAGAAACCCGCCTTGAGATGGATCGTCGGGTGATTAGTGATCGAATCCGTCAGCTTAAAAAACGACTTGAATCAGTGACCAAAATGCGGGCACAAGAGCGCATCTCTAGAGAGCGCAATGAAGTACCCACAGTGGCATTAGTGGGTTATACTAATGCCGGAAAATCCTCCCTTTTTAATGCGTTAACTGATGCTGGTGTGTATGTGCAGGATCAGCTTTTTGCCACATTAGACCCTACTCATAGAGCCATTGAAATCCCCCATGTCGGGCGCATTATTTTAGTGGATACTGTCGGTTTTATCTCTAAATTACCTCATGATCTCGTGGAAGCTTTTAAGTCTACGTTGCAAGAAGCGGTGGAGGCTGATCTACTTTTAGAAGTGATCGACGTTGCCGATAAAGAGCGAGAACTGAAGATGAGAGAGGTATCGAATGTGCTTGAGCAGATTAAAGCGGATCAAGTTCCTCGATTGCAAGTTTTTAATAAAATTGATTTAAAACCGGAAATTAATCCCCATATATCTAAGGATGAGCGGGGTTTACCCAATGCTGTGTGGCTTTCAGTGGTAAAAAAGGAAGGGTTATCGTTTTTAATTGATGCTATTGCAACCCATTTTCAACAAAATCATCTAGCACTTTCTGTGACATTACCGCCAAGCGAAGGGCGTTTACGGGCAGAACTCTATCGGTTAGATGCGGTCAAAGATGAACAATTTGGGGAGAAAGGGGAGTTCATTTTAGAGCTCTACCTTGCGCGTTATCGCTTGATGCGTCTTTTAAAAGAGATGCCGGAGACTTCACGCTATTTCATTTCAGTGATTCGTTAG
- a CDS encoding Cof-type HAD-IIB family hydrolase: MTFKALFLDLDGTSLNDHNSLSPALQTILTKLRHDGLQVVFSTGRSFAGALPFAKAIGGVDYMINYNGARVFDFRKERVLYEALLPRPVLEQVFEFSKIHQYPPIFYHNNVIYTADGSAHHHTCPGERFAILDPDYNWLDEDVTKALFVVPSEQLTTYLDFAHQHFQGASISTSSATYLEVMPQGVNKSVGVQHVLEQLNIDPKQCIAFGDQRNDLEMLSLVGHPYVMGNAIDPLKTQFPDRVVHTNIEDGVAKTLDQLFKLNYF; this comes from the coding sequence ATGACTTTTAAAGCACTCTTTTTGGACTTAGATGGTACAAGTCTTAATGATCACAATAGTTTATCCCCTGCATTACAAACGATTCTCACGAAGCTCAGACACGATGGTTTACAAGTTGTTTTTAGTACTGGTCGAAGCTTTGCTGGCGCGCTGCCATTTGCAAAAGCCATTGGTGGGGTCGATTATATGATCAACTATAATGGTGCTCGAGTCTTTGATTTTCGCAAAGAACGCGTGCTCTATGAAGCGCTTTTACCGCGCCCGGTGCTAGAACAAGTGTTTGAATTTTCCAAAATTCATCAATATCCACCGATCTTCTATCATAACAATGTGATCTATACTGCCGATGGCTCTGCACATCATCACACCTGTCCTGGTGAGCGTTTTGCTATTTTAGATCCTGACTATAACTGGTTAGATGAAGATGTCACTAAAGCGCTCTTTGTTGTTCCTTCTGAACAATTAACCACTTATCTCGACTTTGCTCATCAGCATTTCCAAGGTGCTTCCATCTCAACCTCTTCGGCAACTTATCTTGAAGTGATGCCTCAAGGTGTCAATAAATCTGTTGGTGTTCAGCACGTGTTAGAGCAACTGAATATTGACCCGAAACAGTGTATCGCATTTGGCGATCAGCGAAATGATTTAGAGATGCTCTCATTAGTTGGTCATCCCTATGTGATGGGGAATGCCATTGACCCTCTTAAAACCCAATTCCCCGATCGTGTTGTTCATACAAATATTGAAGATGGTGTTGCGAAAACACTTGATCAACTTTTTAAACTCAACTATTTCTAG
- the hflC gene encoding protease modulator HflC → MKLFTRIILPIVVIVLVVLTSSLVVVKEWQKGLQLRFGRIVTVYDEPGIYFKLPLIDNVRIFDGRIQTLDTPPEPFLTSEKKNLIVDTFIKWRVIDPEVYYQKVAGNPGVFNRLFEPIVKNNFRAAFGKRDVQTVVGGNVAAKSTKYGDNSKVIVVDKPSDALALDPKTLEEIHAEDIDIVIRSKENVTPVIAGQEIDLNNTVRQEIEKTILVALSVEAKEYGVEIIDVRINGVELPDDVTDNVFNRMRTERERVATELRSKGEAAYIEKVAEADSNRVILLATAFEEAEKIRGEGDAEAAVIYGQAYGQDPEFYSFYRSLEAYKNAFQNDGDILILDPGSDFFKHFQQKQ, encoded by the coding sequence ATGAAATTATTTACACGTATTATTCTTCCCATTGTGGTGATCGTCCTTGTCGTATTGACGAGCTCATTAGTCGTGGTGAAAGAGTGGCAGAAAGGGCTACAATTACGCTTTGGTCGTATTGTAACTGTTTATGATGAGCCAGGAATCTACTTTAAACTTCCGTTGATCGATAATGTACGAATCTTTGATGGTCGTATCCAAACATTAGATACACCACCAGAGCCCTTCCTCACTTCAGAGAAGAAAAATCTGATCGTGGATACCTTTATCAAATGGCGCGTCATTGATCCTGAAGTCTACTACCAAAAAGTTGCCGGTAATCCAGGTGTCTTTAATCGCCTTTTTGAACCGATTGTGAAAAACAACTTCCGCGCCGCCTTCGGTAAGCGTGATGTTCAAACGGTTGTCGGGGGTAATGTTGCCGCGAAAAGTACTAAATATGGCGATAATTCAAAAGTGATCGTTGTGGATAAACCGAGTGATGCGTTAGCCTTAGACCCTAAAACGCTCGAAGAGATTCATGCAGAAGATATCGATATTGTGATTCGTAGCAAAGAGAATGTGACTCCGGTGATTGCAGGACAAGAGATTGATCTGAATAATACTGTTCGTCAAGAGATCGAAAAAACTATCTTAGTAGCGCTTTCAGTGGAAGCAAAAGAGTATGGTGTTGAGATTATTGATGTTCGTATTAATGGTGTTGAATTACCCGATGATGTGACGGATAATGTCTTTAATCGTATGCGTACAGAACGTGAACGTGTTGCGACAGAGCTTCGTTCTAAAGGGGAGGCAGCTTACATTGAAAAAGTGGCGGAAGCAGATAGTAATCGTGTGATTCTACTCGCCACTGCATTCGAAGAAGCTGAGAAAATTCGTGGGGAAGGAGATGCAGAGGCGGCTGTGATTTATGGTCAAGCTTATGGTCAAGATCCTGAATTCTACTCATTTTATCGAAGCTTAGAGGCTTATAAGAATGCCTTTCAGAATGATGGAGATATCTTAATTCTCGATCCTGGCAGTGATTTCTTTAAGCACTTTCAGCAAAAGCAGTAA
- a CDS encoding DNA polymerase III subunit chi, translated as MVEVSFYVLPSSSEATREKLLLKIIEKAYLAEEPTFFYSDNRALIQSLDRKLWEIPQIDFLPHAIIESEDDINPHDFIYLSDQTWTLEPRSLFINLHHTVPEVIKMGQYPRVFEVITQDPQVLEESRNRYRLYRDLGFSLKTHKL; from the coding sequence ATGGTAGAAGTGAGTTTTTATGTATTGCCCTCAAGTAGCGAAGCAACAAGAGAGAAATTACTCTTAAAAATTATTGAAAAGGCTTATCTGGCTGAAGAACCCACCTTTTTTTATAGTGATAATCGTGCATTGATTCAATCATTAGATCGTAAATTATGGGAGATTCCGCAGATTGATTTCTTACCTCACGCCATTATTGAGAGTGAGGATGATATCAATCCTCATGATTTTATCTACCTTTCGGATCAAACTTGGACGCTTGAACCTCGCTCTCTCTTTATTAATCTTCATCATACGGTGCCTGAAGTGATCAAGATGGGGCAATATCCGCGTGTGTTTGAGGTGATTACCCAAGATCCACAAGTTTTAGAAGAGAGTCGTAATCGCTATCGTCTCTATCGTGATCTCGGTTTTTCGCTTAAAACGCATAAGTTGTAG
- the tgt gene encoding tRNA guanosine(34) transglycosylase Tgt, whose product MKFELLKTDGTARRGRITFERGTIETPIFMPVGTIATVKGVTPHNLKEMNAQIILGNTFHLWLRPGLDVIRAHGDLHDFMQWDKPILTDSGGFQVFSLAELRKIEEKGVTFRSPFNGEKLFLDPETSMEIQRVLGSDIVMAFDECTPYPATYDEARTSMELSMRWAKRSKEAFVNGGNPNALFGIVQGSMFEDQRQESLEALTEIGFNGYAIGGLAVGEPKEERDRILEFLNPRMPQDKPRYLMGVGKPEDLIEGVKRGVDMFDCVIPTRNARNGHLFTRFGDIRIKNARYDKDTRPLDETCECYTCQHFSRSYLRHLIRTKELLGAHLASIHNLHYFLWHMQQIRDHIDAGTFEQYYQQFYQERAMIDEENQ is encoded by the coding sequence ATGAAATTTGAACTTCTCAAGACTGATGGAACGGCTCGTAGAGGCCGTATTACCTTTGAACGTGGCACAATTGAAACCCCTATTTTTATGCCTGTAGGCACCATTGCAACGGTTAAAGGTGTCACGCCGCACAACCTTAAAGAGATGAATGCCCAAATTATTCTTGGCAATACGTTCCATCTTTGGCTTCGCCCTGGTCTTGATGTGATTCGCGCCCACGGTGATCTACACGACTTTATGCAATGGGATAAACCGATTTTGACCGATTCTGGTGGTTTCCAAGTCTTCTCGCTTGCCGAACTTCGGAAGATTGAAGAGAAAGGGGTGACTTTCCGCTCCCCTTTTAATGGCGAGAAGCTCTTCCTTGATCCTGAAACCTCAATGGAGATTCAACGGGTTTTAGGTTCCGATATAGTGATGGCATTCGATGAATGTACCCCTTATCCTGCCACATATGATGAAGCACGCACCTCTATGGAACTCTCAATGCGCTGGGCAAAACGATCGAAAGAGGCTTTTGTCAATGGTGGTAATCCTAATGCGCTTTTTGGGATTGTTCAAGGCAGTATGTTTGAAGATCAACGCCAAGAATCACTCGAAGCACTCACTGAGATTGGCTTCAATGGTTATGCAATCGGTGGACTTGCGGTTGGGGAACCTAAGGAAGAGCGGGATCGTATTTTAGAATTTCTGAACCCTCGTATGCCACAGGATAAACCACGCTATTTGATGGGCGTTGGTAAACCGGAAGATCTAATCGAAGGGGTTAAACGGGGCGTTGATATGTTCGACTGCGTCATTCCTACGCGTAATGCTCGTAATGGTCATCTCTTTACCCGCTTTGGCGATATCCGTATCAAAAATGCCCGCTATGATAAAGATACACGTCCACTAGATGAAACTTGTGAATGTTATACCTGTCAACATTTTAGTCGCTCTTATTTGCGTCATCTCATTCGCACCAAAGAATTGCTGGGTGCCCATTTAGCAAGTATTCATAATTTGCACTATTTCCTCTGGCATATGCAGCAAATCCGCGATCATATCGATGCCGGTACGTTTGAGCAATATTATCAGCAGTTCTATCAAGAACGCGCCATGATTGATGAAGAGAATCAATAA
- the hfq gene encoding RNA chaperone Hfq — protein sequence MAKMQSLQDPFLNLLRKGRVPVSIFLINGIKLQGQIESFDQFVILLRSNVSQMIYKHAVSTIVPARNINLGLEVDDETSFEETTSDEA from the coding sequence ATGGCAAAAATGCAATCCCTTCAAGATCCTTTTTTAAATCTACTACGCAAAGGACGCGTTCCTGTATCGATCTTCTTGATCAACGGGATTAAACTACAAGGTCAGATCGAGTCTTTTGATCAATTTGTGATTTTACTTCGTTCTAATGTTAGCCAAATGATCTATAAGCATGCGGTATCTACGATTGTTCCTGCGCGCAATATCAATTTGGGTCTAGAGGTCGATGATGAAACCTCTTTCGAAGAAACAACTTCAGATGAGGCATAA
- the lptG gene encoding LPS export ABC transporter permease LptG, which yields MLKIDRYTFATSLLFTLFCLLLLIIIESFFTFLNELQDIGDDQYQLIDMIKFLLYDMPARVYRIFPMALLLGTLLGLGQLASHNELTAIRTAGFSKARTLRGAIYTTLLLSAVIVWVGEYIVPPTHEEALVVSHKNSSNKGFWAIDGDYIIEVRSLENLTLKNINVYSAKDQALYKWIKAPEMVLSNNEWVMPSFTEITFNPDIITDQKGQDFALNTHIDKTALNALVNDPEYLSSQDLWRFITYLEQNNLDSSEYRLAFWSKVFNPLINISMILIAAPLVFAQQRRQGIGERILIGVILGLIIYLMTQMLGHFILISGFPPIIGALFPAIFAMLIAYGLFKLLP from the coding sequence ATGTTAAAAATTGATCGTTATACCTTTGCAACATCGTTACTATTTACGCTATTTTGCCTATTACTACTCATCATTATTGAGAGTTTCTTCACTTTTCTCAATGAGTTACAAGATATCGGCGATGATCAATATCAACTCATTGATATGATTAAATTCCTACTCTACGATATGCCCGCACGGGTTTATCGAATCTTTCCAATGGCACTCCTACTCGGAACTCTATTAGGGCTAGGGCAACTCGCAAGCCACAATGAGCTCACCGCCATTCGAACAGCAGGCTTTAGTAAAGCAAGAACACTTCGAGGGGCAATCTATACAACGCTACTTCTAAGTGCCGTCATTGTCTGGGTTGGGGAGTATATAGTGCCACCAACACACGAAGAGGCACTTGTCGTTAGCCATAAAAATAGCTCGAATAAAGGTTTTTGGGCAATTGATGGAGATTATATTATCGAAGTCCGCTCATTAGAAAATTTAACGCTTAAAAATATCAATGTTTATTCAGCTAAAGATCAAGCACTTTACAAATGGATTAAAGCGCCGGAGATGGTCTTAAGCAATAATGAATGGGTCATGCCTAGTTTCACAGAAATTACATTTAATCCGGATATCATTACCGATCAGAAAGGACAAGATTTTGCGCTCAATACGCATATTGATAAGACGGCACTCAATGCCTTAGTCAATGATCCGGAATATCTCTCAAGCCAAGATCTTTGGCGCTTTATCACCTACCTTGAACAGAACAACCTCGATAGTAGTGAATATCGCCTTGCATTCTGGAGTAAGGTCTTTAATCCGCTAATCAACATTTCAATGATTCTAATCGCAGCCCCCTTAGTCTTTGCCCAACAACGCCGGCAAGGGATTGGTGAACGGATTCTTATCGGTGTCATTCTCGGACTGATTATCTATCTGATGACACAGATGCTCGGACACTTTATCCTCATTTCGGGATTCCCACCCATCATCGGTGCACTCTTCCCGGCCATATTTGCAATGTTGATCGCTTACGGGCTCTTCAAGTTACTACCGTAA
- the hflK gene encoding FtsH protease activity modulator HflK: MKENNLEMAWEAPKDGQNQSGGNQSNPQKPQGQNDHNGSNNPNEPNNRNNQNGSAPDLDEIFKKLGGAFRGRGGQGHSSGIGKYIAIGGAVLLCGWLATGFYTIDAGQKGVELLLGQYHATKDPGLRWRFPSPIGEHRIIDIQRRFSQKIGSTAKGNRKASMLTKDENLVDVNVEVQYQINNDDPAQYWFASVDPDKTLKEVVDSATRERVGQTSLDDILTDGREQLMQEVKELAQSILDNYAIGLVITNVNLEDAQAPAAVQDAFSDAIRAREDEQSRINQAEAYQSKVHAEARGEAERILREAEAYRESKMAQARGEAERFNRLYTAYRNAPDVTRERLYLENMETVLQNSNKLYMGSESGNNLMMLPLDKMINGNNNNTSNSHSRTNSGSHNMDVTPINSGVQMSSTPAKTTKAELNSSQKSTTTTPSTTTSDDSRSRARLTR; encoded by the coding sequence ATGAAGGAAAATAACTTAGAGATGGCTTGGGAAGCACCGAAAGATGGGCAAAATCAATCGGGTGGTAATCAATCAAATCCACAAAAGCCTCAAGGTCAGAATGATCACAATGGCTCTAATAACCCAAATGAGCCTAATAACCGCAATAATCAAAATGGTTCAGCGCCCGATTTAGATGAGATTTTCAAAAAACTCGGGGGTGCTTTTCGCGGTAGAGGCGGGCAAGGGCATTCAAGCGGTATTGGTAAATATATTGCAATCGGTGGGGCTGTGCTTCTCTGTGGTTGGCTTGCAACGGGGTTTTATACCATTGATGCTGGGCAGAAAGGGGTCGAGTTACTGTTAGGGCAGTATCATGCGACTAAAGATCCCGGTTTAAGATGGCGTTTCCCAAGTCCTATTGGGGAACATCGTATTATCGATATTCAGCGCCGATTCTCACAAAAAATTGGTTCAACGGCTAAGGGGAATCGTAAAGCCTCAATGTTGACGAAAGATGAGAATCTTGTGGATGTGAATGTTGAAGTGCAATATCAGATTAACAATGATGACCCCGCACAATATTGGTTTGCTTCGGTTGACCCTGATAAAACCCTTAAGGAAGTGGTGGATAGTGCGACTCGTGAGCGTGTAGGGCAAACCTCGCTAGATGATATCTTGACAGATGGTCGTGAGCAGTTGATGCAAGAAGTGAAAGAGCTCGCGCAAAGTATTTTAGATAACTATGCCATTGGTCTTGTCATTACTAACGTTAACTTAGAAGATGCACAGGCCCCAGCGGCGGTACAAGATGCCTTCTCAGATGCGATTCGTGCAAGGGAAGATGAGCAGAGCCGGATTAACCAAGCAGAAGCCTATCAGAGTAAAGTGCACGCTGAAGCACGCGGGGAAGCTGAACGTATTTTACGGGAAGCGGAAGCTTATCGTGAAAGTAAAATGGCCCAAGCGCGCGGGGAAGCGGAGCGTTTTAATCGCCTCTATACAGCCTATCGTAATGCACCGGATGTAACTCGCGAACGTCTCTATCTTGAGAATATGGAAACAGTGTTACAAAATAGTAACAAACTCTATATGGGGTCAGAGAGCGGTAATAACTTGATGATGTTACCACTAGATAAGATGATTAATGGCAACAACAATAATACTAGTAATAGTCATAGTCGCACTAATAGTGGTAGCCATAATATGGATGTAACCCCGATTAATAGTGGTGTGCAAATGTCCTCTACACCGGCAAAAACGACGAAAGCTGAACTAAATAGCAGTCAGAAATCAACAACGACCACCCCTTCGACAACGACTAGCGATGATAGCAGAAGTCGTGCACGTCTCACTCGTTAA
- a CDS encoding adenylosuccinate synthase, with translation MGNNVVIIGTQWGDEGKGKIVDLLTDKAEAVVRFQGGHNAGHTLVINGEKTVLRLIPSGILREHVTCYIGNGVVLSPAALLSEMDELLSRGINVDQRLKISEACPLVMPYHVAIDQAREEKLGKNKIGTTGRGIGPTYEDKVARRAVRVADLFYPEIFRQKLESVMEYHNFMLVNYLGKEPLSVEAVYEETMELAKRILPLVADVSYELKQLRDRGAKVMFEGAQGTFLDIDHGTYPFVTSSNTSSGGAATGTGVGPLALDYVLGIVKAYVTRVGSGPFPTELTCEIGQGLAERGHEFGSVTGRARRCGWFDVPVLKRSIDINSLSGLCLTKLDVLDGMDEVKICTSYELDGEVVEYPPYGAENFGRCKPIYETMPGWSESTVGIMSFDALPVAAQNYIKRLETLLKVPVDIISTGPDRNETLVLRDPFDNE, from the coding sequence ATGGGTAATAATGTTGTTATTATCGGAACGCAATGGGGCGATGAAGGAAAAGGGAAAATTGTAGACCTTCTCACAGATAAAGCTGAAGCCGTTGTTCGATTTCAGGGTGGCCATAATGCAGGGCACACACTTGTAATTAACGGAGAGAAGACGGTTCTTCGCCTGATCCCTTCAGGGATTTTGCGTGAGCATGTCACTTGCTATATTGGCAATGGTGTCGTGCTTTCTCCTGCTGCCCTTCTATCTGAAATGGATGAATTATTAAGTCGTGGTATTAATGTAGATCAGCGTCTTAAAATTTCTGAAGCGTGTCCTTTAGTGATGCCATATCACGTGGCGATTGACCAAGCCCGTGAAGAGAAATTGGGTAAAAATAAGATCGGTACCACAGGCCGCGGAATTGGCCCTACTTATGAAGATAAAGTAGCACGTCGTGCTGTGCGTGTCGCCGATCTTTTCTACCCTGAGATTTTCCGTCAAAAACTTGAAAGTGTGATGGAATACCATAACTTCATGTTGGTGAACTACCTTGGTAAAGAGCCATTATCTGTAGAGGCTGTTTATGAGGAGACAATGGAACTTGCAAAACGCATTCTTCCGCTTGTTGCTGATGTCTCATATGAGCTTAAACAGCTTCGAGATCGTGGTGCAAAAGTGATGTTTGAAGGAGCGCAAGGTACTTTCCTCGATATCGATCATGGTACTTATCCTTTTGTGACATCAAGCAATACCTCTTCTGGCGGTGCGGCAACAGGTACAGGTGTTGGTCCATTAGCATTAGATTATGTATTAGGGATTGTGAAAGCCTATGTGACTCGTGTCGGTTCAGGTCCATTCCCCACAGAATTAACTTGTGAAATCGGTCAAGGTTTAGCAGAGCGTGGTCATGAGTTTGGTTCAGTGACAGGTCGTGCGCGCCGTTGTGGTTGGTTTGATGTGCCGGTATTAAAACGTTCTATTGATATCAATAGCTTATCAGGACTTTGCTTAACGAAGTTAGATGTATTAGATGGTATGGATGAAGTTAAAATCTGTACAAGCTATGAATTAGATGGCGAAGTAGTGGAGTATCCTCCATATGGTGCAGAAAACTTTGGTCGCTGTAAGCCCATCTATGAAACAATGCCGGGTTGGTCTGAAAGCACTGTAGGTATTATGTCATTCGATGCTTTGCCAGTTGCGGCGCAAAATTATATCAAACGCCTTGAAACATTATTGAAAGTGCCGGTGGATATTATCTCAACAGGTCCTGATCGTAATGAGACGCTTGTATTAAGAGATCCATTCGATAACGAATAA